In Nocardia sp. NBC_00403, the DNA window TGAATCCCGATGTCTGGCAACGGTATATGGCCATCGCGCTCAACGGGGTGCGCGCCGACGCCATGCCACGCCAGCCGCTCACCGTGCCCGCGCTGACCGACGAAGAGGTTGAACTGGCCAAGTCGCACGTCTGCGCGGGCCGCAAGCGGTAATCGCAAAAAAGGGACATAGGTAGCGCGCGTCACACGCATTCCCCTACAGTTGGACGCATGACCAACTCGTGGGTGAACTGGGCCGGCGATCAGCAGTGCGCGCCGACGACGATCGCCGCCCCGCGCAACACCGATGAGCTGGCCGATGTCCTCGGCCGCGCCGCCGCGAACGGGCAAACGGTACGCGTCGCGGGCGCGGGCCATTCCTTCACCGACACCGTCCTCACCGACGGCGTGCTACTGAACCTCGCGAACATGAACCGCGTCCTAGACGTGGATCCGACCACCGGCCGCGCCAGGGTCGAGGCGGGCATCACCCTCAACGCCGCGAGCAATGCCCTGCACCCGCACGGGCTCGCCTTCCCCAACCTGGGCGATATCGACGTGCAGACCGTCGCGGGCGCCACCGCCACCGGCACCCACGGCACCGGCGCCACGCTGCAGAACCTTTCGGCCGCACTGCATTCCATCGAACTGATGCTCGCCGACGGCACTCGGGTAGAACTGAATGCCGAGACCGATCCGGAGGGTTGGCGCGCCGCACGCATCGGCATCGGCGCACTCGGCGTCGTCACCGCCGCCACCTTGCAGCTGGTTCCGTCCTTCGTACTCGAAGGCATCGAGCGACCGGTGCCGGTCGAAGACATCCTCGCCGACCTGGATTCCTACATCGACGGCAACGAGCACTTCGAGTTCTACATGTTCGCGCACAGCCCGTTGGCCATGACCAAGCGCAACAACCCGGTCGAGCTGCCCGAACAGCCGCGCGGCAAGGCCGTCGACTGGTTCGCCGACATCCTGATGTCCAACTACACCTTCGACATGCTGTGCCGCCTCGGCAAATGGCAGCCCGGCCTGGTGCCGTGGATCCATCGCGGCGCCGCCTACGCGGGCAGCTACCGCCGCCAGGTCGACCGCTCCTACCGCGTGTTCGCCTCGCCCCGCCTGATTCGCTTCACCGAGATGGAGTACGCGATCCCGCGCGAACACTCGGTCGCCGCGATCCGCGAAATCAAGGAACTATCCACGACATTCGATACGCCGATGCCTATCGAGGTGCGCTGGGTCGCCCCCGATGACGCGTTCCTCTCCCCCGCCGGCGGTCGCGACACCTGCTACATCGCCGTGCACCAGTACCGCGGCATGGATTTCGAACCGTACTTCCGCGCCTGCGAAGCAGTCTTCGACCGCTACAACGGCCGACCGCACTGGGGCAAGCGCCATTTCCAGACCGCGGATACCCTCCGGCCGCGCTACCCCGATTGGGACCGCTTCGCCGAGGTGCGCCGCCGCTTCGACCCCAAGGGCCGGTTCAGCAACGCGTATCTGGACCGGGTGCTCGGCCCGGTTTCCTGAGTTCGCCGCACGGGTCAGTCGGCCAGGATCTCGGCGACCAGCCGAGGCAGTACCGTGCCGATGGGGTCCCGAATAATCTCGGTGGCCAAGCCGTCGTAGGGCGTCGGCTCGGCGTTGACGATGACGAGGTCAGCGCCGTTGTCGACGGCGAGCGCGCACATCGAGGCAGCGGGCTCCACCTGCAGTGAGCTGCCGACCGCCAGGAAAATGTCGCTGGCCTCGGCCGTCAAGGCGGCCTTCGTGATCGTGCGCGAGTCGAGCTGCTGGCCGAACATGATGGTCGCCGCTTTCAGCACGCCGCCGCATTCGGGACAGGGCGGGTCCGCCTCTCCTGCCGCGACGCGTTCCAGGGTCGCGGCCATGCTGGTCTCGAAATCACACTCGACACACACCACCTCGAACATATTGCCGTGGATTTCGATGACCCGATGCGGCGAGGAACCCGCGCGCTGATGCAGCCGATCGATGTTCTGGGTGATGATCGTGACGGTGCGCCCGGCCCGCTCGAGATCCGCGAGCGCGGTGTGGGCGGCGTTCGGCTCGGCCTGCCACGCCGGGTTGTCGCGGCGGGCGAGCCACGATCGTTGCCGCAGCTGCGGATCGGCCAGGTAGGCGTCGAAGGTCGACAACAGTTCGGCGATGGGGTCTTTCGTCCACACCCCGCGCGGCCCGCGAAAATCCGGTATCCCGGAATCGGTGGATATCCCCGCGCCCGTGAGCACCCCGATCCGGCCGGAACGCCTGCGCCATTCGGTCGTCATATCGAAAGCGTAGGGGCAGCACCGCGGTCAGCGCATTCGGCCAACGCGCTTACCGTCGGCTCGTTTCGCCTCGGCAAGCGCAGCCCCAGCGCGACCCGGAATGACCGGGACCTCCAGCACTGGCGCAGCCCCGTCGGACGTGCCAAGATAGTGAGAGATTGGTACTCTAAATCTCTCATGCTATTGAGCAGGACGATCAAAGGAGATCGCAATGACGGCGTCCGGCGCACTCGACACCACCGGCTCGCACACGCTGCCGGACCGCCGCCCGATCGAGCCCGGCACGCGAATGTGGGATGAGACCGGCCTGATCACCTTCTCCCTGACCGCAGGCTCGGCGTTCCTGCTTCAAACGATGGAACCGACCATTTCCGCCGTCGTCGACGAGCATTCGACCTTCCGCACCGACCCGATGGGCCGCGCCGTGCGCAGCCTGGGCTCGGTGATGATGTGGATCTACGGCGGTGACGAAGCGCTCGCCGAAGCCGATCGCCTGCGCGTGATGCACGCATCGCTCAACACCACCGATGCCGCCGGCGTCCGGCACAAGGCGCTGTCGTCCGGACCGTGGGCCTGGGTGCTGCACACCGGCACCTTCGCCTTCACCGAAGGCTCGAAATACTTCGCCCGCCGCCCGCTGACCGCGGCGGACAAAGAGGCGTACTACCAGGAGGTGGTGCAGCTGATGCGCAATTTCTCGGTGGCGCCCAAGGAGATTCCGGAGAACTACGCGGCCTTCGAGAAGTTCTTCGACGACATGGTGGAAAACCACCTACAGGACACCGACACCGCACACGACTACCTGCGGGTGATCCGATCCGTCGCGCCACCCCAGCAGCTCCCGCGCGCACTGCGACCGATCTGGCGACGCGCCGTCGCACCCATCGGACAGCTGCAATACTTCTTCACCATCGGCACCACCCCCGAGCCTGCCCGCCGCAAGCTCGGCCTGACCTGGACCGCAGCCGACGAACGCAGGCTACGCGTCCTCGGCAGGCTGATCGGCCGCACCGTCCCACTGCTCCCGGAACGCCTGCGCTACTTCCCGATTGCCTACGAAGCCCGCCGCCTCGAGCGCGACCGCGCCCGCCTGCGCAAGATCATCGATCTGCGCCCCATGTGACTTTTGTGAGCCACGGCAACGGCCCGTGGGTGCCTGCCCGGCGCCCGCGGGTCTTTTCGGGTGTCTACTATCGAGACATACCTGAAGCGCTGCAACAACTCTCGGATGTGTTGATGATCGAATTCGGCGGCGCCGCGTGCGCCGCGACCCGGTGAGCGTGCATCCCGCCCGCGCGCGTCCTGGTATACGTATCACTCACACTACGGCGCCGTTCGGCGCCCCGACCGGCTCGAACCAACCCGCATCGCCCGACCTCGCGTCCAGCATCGCTCGATTCACCCAGTTGAAAGGTATTCCCGCACATGGCTCACAAGCCCAGCGTGCTGTTCGTCTGCGTCCACAATGCGGGCAGATCGCAGATGGCCGCCGGATTTCTCGGTGCGCTCGCCGGTGATCGCATCGAGGTCCGCTCCGCGGGCAGCACACCGGCCGATGCGCTCGACCCGGCCGTGGTCACCGTCATGGCCGAGGCGGGCATCGACATCTCCGCTCGAGCGCCGAAGCTCCTGACCATCGACGCGGTCGCCATGTCCGACGTCGTGATCACCATGGGTTGCGGCGACGCCTGTCCGTTCTTCCCAGGAATCAGCTACCGGGATTGGGTGCTGCCCGACCCGTCGGACGAGGACATCGCCATCGTGCGCTCGATCCGAGACCGGATCCGCATTCTCGTGGAGAACCTGATCGCCGAACTCATTCCGGCTACCGCCAGCTGAGCGCCGCCCTCGTCCACGGTGTCCGATTTGTTCAAGACCGGCCGCACCGAGCCCGCTTAGGCTGCGGGTCATGACTCCACAACTCGACTTCATCGGCATCGTGGTCTCCGATATGGCGGCCACCCTCGACTTCTATCGACGCCTCGGGCTGGATTTTCCGGAGGGCTCCGAGAACCAGTCGCATGTCGAGGCCGCGATCGTGGGCGGGATGCGCATCGCCTTCGACACCGAAGCGGTGATCAAGTCATTTCATCCGCAGTGGCAGCCGCCCAGCTCCGCGGGCCGGACCGGACTCGCCTTCCGGTGCGCCGATCCCGCCGAGGTCGATCGGGTGTTCACCGAACTCGTCGACGCCGGCTACCACGGCGAATTGAAGCCATGGGACGCCGTTTGGGGTCAGCGCTACGCCTCGCTCGCGGATCCCGACGGCAACGGCGTCGACCTGTACGCCCCGTTGCCCGCTACCGACTGAGCAACTCACGCAACGACATTCCCGCCAGGTCCCGCATCTCGCGAGCCAGATGGGCCTGGTCCGCGTAGCCGGTGCGTGCGGCGGTGTCCGCGAGCGCCACTCCGCTGCGCGCCACCGCCAGGGCCCGCTGCAGCCGCAATACCCGAGCGAGCGTTTTCGGCCCGTATCCGAAGGCCGCGAGGGACCTGCGATGCAGTAGCCGCGCACCGAGCCCGGCCGCTTCGGCGGTCTGCGCCACCGACCACCCCGCATCCAACGCGACCGCGATCCGGCGCAGGATCGGATCCGGCGGTTCGGTGTCGGCCGCCCGCCGCAGCACTATCGCCTCGAGCGCGGCAATCGTGTCGTCGGCGTCGTCGATCTGCGCAGTCAGCTGCCGGACCGTTGCCGACGGCCACAGATCCGCGAGTTCGACGCGTCGATTAAGCAATTCGTGTGCGGGCACCCCGAGCAGCGCGGGCGCACTACCGGGAAAGAATCGGATCCCCGCAAAGCGGGTTCCCACCGGAACAGCTGGGCGGTAGGCACCGGTGTCCGGACCCGCGACCGACAGCGTGCCGCCGGTCCACAACAGATCCATGCAGCCATCGGGCAGGACGGGCAGGACGGGCAGGCCGAGATCATCGCGAGTTACGGTGCGGGTCCACACCACAGCACCGTCGAACCGTGACGGGCGCTCGCGATATCCGAGCTCCGCCGTTGCCTCCACCACGATTCGAGGCTACCTCGGTGTCGTCAGCGACTCCGTCGAGATTATCTACGCCGTAGACAACCGGGATCGGAGGCCGGGCGCCGGCGCGATATCAGATCCGCCGACGGCTCAGTGCGGGTTGAGACCCCGGGGTGCGACGCGGATGTAGTTGATATCGGTAGCAATGATTTTGGTGTCGGGATCCTTGCACCCGACGCTGACCTCTGCCTCGGGCGGTGACGAAAAAGTCCAGATGGTGGTCCACTCTCTGCCTGCGATGGATTCCTGTTTCTTCACATCCGAGGAGCGGAGATCTTCATTTCGCCCGGTGCTGTCGGCTACCGCACAGCGCAGGCCCGATGCCGCCGAGCCCCACTCCGCGGGAACTTTGATATCCATGACGACATCGGCGGGTACGAGCACTTTCTCGGTTTCCCCGAGGGTTATCCGCACACCGCCGCCGGACTCGGCAGCCTCGCTCGGCTCCGGAGCAGCGGTCACCGCACTCGCCGACGAAGCAACAGTCGACGTCGCAGCGGAACTAGACGGCTTGTCATCGGAGCACCCAGACGCGGCAACAGCCACCAGTGCGGACGCCGTAATCCAGATCAGTTTCACAGGTCAAACCTCTCTTCGCGCCCACTAATCAGGCATCGGTACGGATCAGCGATCGAACAGAGTATGACGACTTCTCAGATGAATGCAGACTACATTGCATGAAAGTTGGCAATTGATCCGCAAATAGAGTGTGCGCAGCCGAGTTCGAGGGCAAGGAGAAGCACCGCACACCGGCACCGATAATTGGTCCGCGTATCCGTATGCCGCCGATGGCAATTCGCGCCTACCGAACATGTTCGGTTCAACTTCGCATCGACAGTTAGGATCGCGATGACCGAAGTGATCACCGTGGTTCGGAGGACGCCGATGACATTGCCCGTCGTATTCGACATCGCCGCAGCCGATGGCGACGCCGATTCCTATCTGGTCAGACCCGATGACGGGCGAGCCCATCCCGGCCTACTGTTCCTCATGGACGCCTACGGCCTGCGCCCCTGGCTCCGCGAGATGATGGAAACCATTGCCGCGCACGGCTTCACCGTGCTGGCACCGAATATCTTCTACCGCTCGGGACGCGCACCGCTGCTACCGCTACCGGACCCCGCCGAGCCGGACGGCCAGGCCCATTTCTTCGCCGCATTGGCTCCGGTGCGGCAGCAACTCACGCCGGACAACACGATGGCGGACACGAAAACCTACCTGGACTGGCTGAGCGCTTGCCCATTCGTCGCACCGCACGCACTCGCCGTGACGGGCTATTGCATGGGCGGCCGGCTCGCCCTGCGCACCGCAGGCGCCTTTGGCAGCCGGATCGCCGCCGCGGCCAGTTTCCATGGCGGACGCCTCGCAGTCGAGGATGCGCCCGACAGCCCGCACCACGCCGCGAACGGCATCGCCGCGGAACTGTTGATCGCCCACGCCGATCGGGACGTCTCCATGCCCGCCGACCAGATCACCCTGCTCGACTCGGCGCTCGACGCCGCGGGAGTTCGATTCACCTCGGCGGTGTATCGGGATGCGCAGCACGGCTTCACCATGCGTGACACTCCAGCGTTCAGCGAGGCAGCCTACGAACGCCACCTGCACGCCCTGCTGGCGTTGCTGGATCGCGCATTCGCGGACGGCACCGTATAGATCGGCGGCAGGCGGGCCACCTCCCCGCGGAAGACTCATTGATCGACCGGAACGACACGAGGAGCGCAATGGAATTGACCTACCGCGACATCAAGGCAGCCACCGACCGCGTCGCGGGTCGGGTGCGGCCGGTCGCCCTCGCGCCCGGGGACCGCCGAGCCGGATCCGTCTCGGGTGAGCTGTGGTTCGCACTCGAATTCATGCAGCACACCGGCACATTCAAGGCGAGGGGCGCACAGAACTTCATCCAGGCGCATCGGGACGAGGGCACATTACCCGCGGCCGGGGTGACCATTGCCTCCGGTGGCAACGCGGGCCTCGCGTGCGCATGGGCGGCGCAGCAGCAGGGTGTGACCGCGACGGTGTTCCTGCCGACGACAGCACCCACGGTGAAGGTCGACAAGCTACGCGGCTACGGCGCGCAGGTGCGGATGGTCGGCGACGAATACGCGCACGCGCTCGCCGCGTGCCTGGAGCACGCCGACACCACCGGCGCACTGCTGTCGCACGCCTACGACAATCCGCTCATCGCCGCGGGCGCGGGAACCCTGATGGAGGAGATCCACCGGCAACTCCCCGGGCTCGACACCATCGTCGTCGCGGTCGGCGGCGGCGGCCTCTTGGCCGGGATAGCCACAGCCGCAGATCATTACGGCATCCGAACCGTGGCCGTGGAGCCGGAGAATTGCCGCGCGCTCCGTGCCGCGATCGAAGCCGGGCACGTCGTCGACGGCCCCGTCGATTCCGTCGCCGCCGATTCCCTCGGCGCCAGGCGCGTCACAGAGCTGGCACTGCACGCGGCTCAGCACTACGACGTCGCATCGATGCTGGTCTCCGACAACGAGATCGTCGCCGCCCGGCGCGCGCTGTGGCACGATCGCCGCCTTGCCGTCGAGCACGCGGCCGCAACGGCGCTCGCCGTCCTGACCAGCGACGATCAGCGTCCCGGCCGGGCGTACCTGCCGAATCCGGACGAGCAGGTCTGTGTCGTATTGTGCGGCGCCAACACCGATCCCTCGGATCTGGGCTAGTCGCGGCTTGCTAGGTGCCGATCACGGCATTCATGATGGTGCCCGCGCTTGTCGCGACGACACCGCCGATCATCGCTCCCGCCACCATCTTCGGCGACTGCAGACCGCCGCCGGACCATTTCTCCCACGCGAAGCGGCCGCCCGCGTAGGTGATGGCGCCGACACCCGACAGCAGCACGAACCAGGTCAGGTAGCGAACCATCTGCAAAATCTTGTCCGAGATCGGCGGCGCCTGCGGGGTCGGGTTCCCGATCTGGGCGAGGACTGTCCCGTACATGTCATGTGCCGCAGCGAGAATCATGCTCACAGTCGTACCCCTCTTCGAATGCCGGTGACGCCGTCGAACGCCTAGCCAGATGATAGCCGGTCATTCTGAGAAAGATTGCGCAGCAACCTGATTCGCACCATCCCCCGAAGACGCGCCGGGCGGGACGCGCGCACACGGCCTGTCGCCCACGCATTCTTGTTCAACCATACGATCGGACGTATTCTTTGTTGATGACCACCACGACCCTCCCCTCGGCCGAAGAAACCGATCCGTACTGCCTGCACCCCCTCGATGCGGCAGCACTGCTCTTCGACGCACCATGGCGGCGATTCGCAGTGCTCGGCGACAGCCTCTCGGCAGGCATGGGCGACCCGAGCCCGGGTTATGCCACCTTGGGCTGGGCCGACCGAGTAGCGGACACCCTGCGCCGAGTCCATCCAGATCTGGCGTATCTCAACACCGCGCAGCCCGGCGCGACGACAGACCAAGCGCTGCAACACCAGTCCGAACAAATCCGCGCGTTCGCCCCCGACCTGCTCCATGTGCCCTCGGGCGCCAACGACATCGTCAGGCGCACCCCCGATTTCGACGACATCGAGGAAACCCTGCGCGAGATGTACCGCCTCGCGAGTAGCACCGGGGCGCAGCTGATCACCTTCACCCTCGGCAAGGCGTACGTCGTGCCGGTCTTTCCCGACTGGGACCAGCGGGTGCGCACAGTCAACGACATCACCCGCAGGCTGGCTGCCGAACACCGCGCGCACGTCGTCGACATGTGGGATCACCCGATCAACCACCGCGCGAACCTGTTGAGCGCGGATGGTATTCACTTCTCCGCGTCGGGCCAGGCCGTACTGGCCGCCGAGGTCGTCAAACGCCTTGCCCATCAGCTCGGAAAGCGGGTATCGGCATGATCTCCGATAAGCGCCTGTTGCGCGGGGCCCGGTCCCGCCAGATCGTGCTGCGGCAGGCCGTCGACACCGCGTCGCTCGATGGGCTGGAGGGGCTGAGCTTCGGCAAACTGGCCACCGACACAGGACTCAGCAAGGCGGGCGTGCAGACCCTCTTCAAAACAAAGGAGATTCTGCAAGTAGCTGCCGTCGACCACGCCCGCGAGATGTTCATCGACGCCGTGATCCGCCCGGCCCGCACACAACCTCACGGGGCGGCACGCCTGCGCGCGCTGATCGAGCATTGGATTGTCTACGCCGCGACGCCGCTGTTTGCGGGCGGCTGCCTGCGGATGGCGAACATCGCGGATTTCGACAGCCACCCCGGCCCGGTCCGCGACGCCCTTGTCCGCGATCAGAAGGACTGGATCGGCGCCATCGCCGCCGAGCTGCGGCACGCCGTCACCGCGGGCGAGATCGCTGACCTGGACACCGATCTCGCCGCATTCCAGATCGACGCCGTGCTCGGCGCCGCGAATAGCGCACTGCGTCTCGGCGATACCGACGTGGTGCACAAGGTGCGCCGCGTCGTCGAGGGTTTCCTCGTGGCGCCGCCGGCTCAATCGTGATTGGCAGGCGTTCGATGCAGCACAATTTCGGTGCGGTCGCCGGTCAGCACCAGAGCGTCGTCGACGACCGTCCAGGCCGGGGTGAGCAGCAGGAATTCGCTCAGCCAGCGGTCCTGCTGCATCAACTCTGCCGAGCAGGTGAGCACGGTGGAAAACGGTGACCTCGCCTTGACGATTCCGTCGTCGATGTCCGCGTCGAACATGACCGTGTTGCACCCTGCGTGGGCCGAGAGCCTGCGGGTCTCGGCCACGAACCACAGCGTGATCCTGGTGCCGCGGACGAGATAGCGGCGGCGTCCGTCCTCGGTGACGGACAACGAAACGTAGCGGTGGCCCCAAAGATTGGAGTCGATCATCAGCAGATCAGCCCTCACTCGCAATAGTTGAATAACCAACTATCGTGGGGTGTGCCGGGCGAACGCGGAACGGGTCGGTCCACTGAGCGAACCGATCAGCGAAGATTCTTCCCGATCTCGCGGGCCGCATGTGCGACCAGGCTCGGGAGATTCGGCGGAAAGCGCGGCGCGAGGGACATGCAGGCGATCGCAGCGGGACCACCGCACCCGTTCGATTTGATTGCCGCTGCCGCACAACAGACTCCGGTCACCAGGTCGTAGCGGTCGACGGCGATCATACCGTCGTCGGCGATGGCGGTTTCGATGCGCCGCCATTCTCCCGCCGAATAGGTCGGCGGCGGTGGCGCATTCTCGGCCCGCGCGGCGTGCAGCACCTGCACCATCGCGGTCCGGAAGGTGAGGTCGGCTTCCGCCTCGGCCGTGACGAATATTTCCGCACCCTTGAAGCTGGCGATCAGATGTACCTCGTCACCGTCGAGAACACACACTGCGACAGTCGCTTTGGTCATAGCCGCCAACGTCCGCCCCGGTCGTTGCGCGGCCTGGCGCAGCAACGGCGCGGCCTGCCACTGCCTTCCCAGCTCCGCCATTCGAGCACCGACGAAGTACCGCTGCTCCACCCGCTGCACCGCACCGAGGGCAACCAACTGCTCGGCGAGCCGGTACGCGGTGGCCTTTGCCAGCCCGGTGGCACGCGCGAGCTGGGAAAGACCGCACCCTTCCGGGACGACCGAAATCGCCTGCAGCACTTGGAACCCGGCTTCGAGCACGCCACGTCCCGCAGTCTCGGTCTGTGCCTCTGCCACCACCGCGCCAGCCCTCCTCGCTCAGCGCACCGCAGGCTCGGGCGCGCTCCCCAGCGGCCCCGCGGCCTCCCAAAGAATACGCCCGGACCACCTCGATCCCGCGATATTCGGTTAATCGCAGCGCACATCGCGCAACGCAGACCCAATTCGCCTGTGTCCGTAGGTGACTGGAGCCGTCCGCAGTGGTCGGTTCGAGTGCGCCACCACGGGTTCAGCTCACCAGCAGCACGACTTTTCCTGGGCCACGCCCGGTTTCGCTTTCCTGTTGAGCGGCGGGGGCCTGGTCGAGGGAGAAAGTTCGAGCAGGGCCGGGGAGCCGGTATTCGCCCGCGGCGAGCCGTTCGGCGACCTGCTCGGCGAGTTCGGTCGGACGCGGAGAGCCACCCGTGCTGGTGAAGGTCACACCGAGCTCGGCAGCGGCGGGATCGGCAATGGTCACGATCCGGTCGGTGCCACCGCGCAGATCAATGGCATCGGGCAGCCCACCATGGCCCGCGGCGTCGAATACGGCATCGACACCCTTGGGCGTCAGGGCGCGCACACGTTCGGCGAGACCGGCGCCGTAGGTGGTCGGGGTGGCGCCGAGGGCACGCACGACGTCTTGATTAGCCTGCGAGGCAGTGCCGATGACGCTGACGCCGCCTGCCACCGCCAGCTGCACCGCCATCGAACCGACGGCCCCCGCCGCGCCGTTGATCAGCAGCGTCTCGCCGGGCTGCAGCTGCAACAGCTTCAGCACGTGGTCCGCGGTAGACACGGCGATGGGAAGTGCCACGGCGTCCGCCCAGCCGAGCCCGGCCGGCTTGCGGACGACGGCGGCGCTCAGCGCGTACTCGGCGTAGCCACCGCGGCGCGCCCACCCGAACACCTCGTCACCGACGGCCACTCCGGTGACCGACGGACCGACCGCGTCGACAACACCCGCGATCTCGGCACCGGGATACTGCGGAAACACCGGTTCACCGAAGGTCAAAGCGCCCGAGCGAACCTTCCAGTCCGCCGGATTGACCCCCGCCGCTCGCACCGCGACACGGACCTCACCTGCGCCGGGCTCGGGTACCGGGATATCCACGATCTTCAGCACCTCAGGCCCACCGAACTCGTCGAACGCGATCGCCCGCATCTCGTCTGCCTCTCTCCCGGTTGCTCGTGAACAACCACCCTAAGCCGAGATTCATGCCCTACCGCCGATTGCGAACTCGAATCGTGGCGGCGGCTCGCTCGTACCACCTGTCACAGCGGGGCGGCGAACGCCGAGGTCGTTATCAGCATCGAGCACGTCGATCGTCGCCGTCGGGCCCGCCGACCGGCCGCTGCCCGGGCGCGAGGTCAGCGGCCGAGGCGAATGGATCGTGGCAGGCAGCCGGGCAACACCGCCGCCCGCCCTGCCGTGGTGGTGCGAGATCCCGATCTTCGCACCGGGCAGCGCGGGCCGCTGATTTCGTACCTTCGGTTACTGATCACCCTGAGGCAGGTGCACTTTCGCATCCTCGTAGGTACCGGTGGGCGCCGTATCCGCGAGTGTGTAGACCTGGTGCACGACCCCCGATTCGAAGGTGGTCGAGGAGATCAGGCGCAGCGGAAGCGGAGTGTCGGCCTCCTCGAACAACCGTGCGCCCTTGCGGACGGCGATCGGATGGACGAGCAAGTGCAGTTCGTCGAGCAGTCCGGCCTCGAGCAATTGCCGGACAACCGACACCGACCCACTGATGGCAATGTCGGTCGCGCCCGGCTCGTTCTTCAGCGCCGTGACGGCCTCGATGAGCTCGCCCTTCAACAGTTCGGAATTGCGCCAGGTGAACTGCAGATCCTGGTTCGACACGACGATCTTGCGGGCATCGCCGAGCGCCTTGCCCATCGCAGCGTCCTGCTCACCCGCCAGCTCCCGATCCGGCCACGCCCCGGCAAAGCTGTCATAGGTCTTACGCCCGAGCAGCAGTGTGTCGGCGGACCCGAGCTGCGCATCGACCGCCGCGCCCATCTCGTCGCTGAAGTACGGGAAATGCCAGTCCTGCGGGTCTTCGATCACGCCGTCGAGCGAGATGAACAGACCTGCGGTGATCTTCCTCATGGGACGTCTCCTGGTGGTGGTTGCTTCGTCGTCAGTTCAGACGAAGCACACCTCGAGAATTCATCGCTCGCGTGGCGACCCCGTCCTGATCGGCCGTAGGCACACCTCTCAGCTTCTTCACAGCACACCCTCGCGATACTCGAACAATGCATCCCCTCGGACTCTTGCACAGCGCCATCGTCGACGCTGTCACCGAACCCGCGGCGAAGGATGTCGCGCTCGCCGAGCTGGCCGTGGCGGGGGTTCTGGTCACCACGGGGATAGTCCAGACCGGTCGCCGATACGTCTCAGCGGCGTTGTGCGTCGGTGGGTTGCTCATCGCGTTCGCGATATTCGCGATCCAGGTATCCGACAATGGCTGGCTGACCGGCGGCGACGCGCCGACCCGCAGCTGGTTCGTCGCCCATCGCACACCATGGATGGATACCGCGGCGCTCGTGATCACCACACTCGGCAGTCCGGGCGCAGTCATCACGCTCACCGCGCTCATCGGGGCATGGCTGTCGTGGCGCACACGATCCGCACTGCCGATCATCGTGATTGTCGCAACGGGAGCCGCCGCCTCGGCAACTAGCACCACACTGAAGCTGGTGGTGGGACGGGTGCGCCCGCCGATCGAGACGCAGCAGGTCATCACCACGGACTACTCGTTCCCGTCGGGACACGCCACCAGTACCTCGGCGCTGGTCGGCATCGCCGTTGCCATCCTGATGATCGGGCGCGGCCGACAGTTCGTAGCGCTACTCAGCGCGCCCG includes these proteins:
- a CDS encoding D-arabinono-1,4-lactone oxidase; the encoded protein is MTNSWVNWAGDQQCAPTTIAAPRNTDELADVLGRAAANGQTVRVAGAGHSFTDTVLTDGVLLNLANMNRVLDVDPTTGRARVEAGITLNAASNALHPHGLAFPNLGDIDVQTVAGATATGTHGTGATLQNLSAALHSIELMLADGTRVELNAETDPEGWRAARIGIGALGVVTAATLQLVPSFVLEGIERPVPVEDILADLDSYIDGNEHFEFYMFAHSPLAMTKRNNPVELPEQPRGKAVDWFADILMSNYTFDMLCRLGKWQPGLVPWIHRGAAYAGSYRRQVDRSYRVFASPRLIRFTEMEYAIPREHSVAAIREIKELSTTFDTPMPIEVRWVAPDDAFLSPAGGRDTCYIAVHQYRGMDFEPYFRACEAVFDRYNGRPHWGKRHFQTADTLRPRYPDWDRFAEVRRRFDPKGRFSNAYLDRVLGPVS
- a CDS encoding SIR2 family NAD-dependent protein deacylase, with translation MTTEWRRRSGRIGVLTGAGISTDSGIPDFRGPRGVWTKDPIAELLSTFDAYLADPQLRQRSWLARRDNPAWQAEPNAAHTALADLERAGRTVTIITQNIDRLHQRAGSSPHRVIEIHGNMFEVVCVECDFETSMAATLERVAAGEADPPCPECGGVLKAATIMFGQQLDSRTITKAALTAEASDIFLAVGSSLQVEPAASMCALAVDNGADLVIVNAEPTPYDGLATEIIRDPIGTVLPRLVAEILAD
- a CDS encoding oxygenase MpaB family protein, translated to MTASGALDTTGSHTLPDRRPIEPGTRMWDETGLITFSLTAGSAFLLQTMEPTISAVVDEHSTFRTDPMGRAVRSLGSVMMWIYGGDEALAEADRLRVMHASLNTTDAAGVRHKALSSGPWAWVLHTGTFAFTEGSKYFARRPLTAADKEAYYQEVVQLMRNFSVAPKEIPENYAAFEKFFDDMVENHLQDTDTAHDYLRVIRSVAPPQQLPRALRPIWRRAVAPIGQLQYFFTIGTTPEPARRKLGLTWTAADERRLRVLGRLIGRTVPLLPERLRYFPIAYEARRLERDRARLRKIIDLRPM
- a CDS encoding arsenate reductase ArsC; amino-acid sequence: MAHKPSVLFVCVHNAGRSQMAAGFLGALAGDRIEVRSAGSTPADALDPAVVTVMAEAGIDISARAPKLLTIDAVAMSDVVITMGCGDACPFFPGISYRDWVLPDPSDEDIAIVRSIRDRIRILVENLIAELIPATAS
- a CDS encoding VOC family protein, with amino-acid sequence MTPQLDFIGIVVSDMAATLDFYRRLGLDFPEGSENQSHVEAAIVGGMRIAFDTEAVIKSFHPQWQPPSSAGRTGLAFRCADPAEVDRVFTELVDAGYHGELKPWDAVWGQRYASLADPDGNGVDLYAPLPATD
- a CDS encoding helix-turn-helix transcriptional regulator, which produces MVEATAELGYRERPSRFDGAVVWTRTVTRDDLGLPVLPVLPDGCMDLLWTGGTLSVAGPDTGAYRPAVPVGTRFAGIRFFPGSAPALLGVPAHELLNRRVELADLWPSATVRQLTAQIDDADDTIAALEAIVLRRAADTEPPDPILRRIAVALDAGWSVAQTAEAAGLGARLLHRRSLAAFGYGPKTLARVLRLQRALAVARSGVALADTAARTGYADQAHLAREMRDLAGMSLRELLSR
- a CDS encoding dienelactone hydrolase family protein, producing the protein MTEVITVVRRTPMTLPVVFDIAAADGDADSYLVRPDDGRAHPGLLFLMDAYGLRPWLREMMETIAAHGFTVLAPNIFYRSGRAPLLPLPDPAEPDGQAHFFAALAPVRQQLTPDNTMADTKTYLDWLSACPFVAPHALAVTGYCMGGRLALRTAGAFGSRIAAAASFHGGRLAVEDAPDSPHHAANGIAAELLIAHADRDVSMPADQITLLDSALDAAGVRFTSAVYRDAQHGFTMRDTPAFSEAAYERHLHALLALLDRAFADGTV